In the Clostridium sporogenes genome, one interval contains:
- the rplV gene encoding 50S ribosomal protein L22, translated as MEAKAIVRYVRMSPSKIGVVLDLVRGKDVNEAFAILKYTPKDAAEVIYKALKSAVANAENNLNLDVNSLYISEAHVGQGPTLKRYQPHAQGRAFRIRKRTSHLTLVVKERV; from the coding sequence ATGGAAGCTAAGGCGATAGTTAGATATGTAAGAATGTCTCCAAGCAAGATTGGGGTTGTTCTTGACTTAGTAAGAGGTAAAGATGTTAATGAAGCATTTGCTATATTAAAATACACTCCAAAGGATGCTGCGGAAGTAATTTATAAAGCTTTAAAATCAGCTGTAGCAAATGCAGAAAACAATTTAAATCTAGATGTTAATAGTTTATATATATCAGAAGCGCATGTAGGTCAAGGACCAACATTAAAAAGATATCAACCACATGCTCAAGGTAGAGCGTTTAGAATAAGAAAGAGAACAAGTCATTTAACTTTAGTTGTTAAAGAAAGAGTTTAA
- the rpsS gene encoding 30S ribosomal protein S19, with amino-acid sequence MSRSVKKGPYIQEVLLKRINEMNKNGEKKVLKTWSRSSTIFPQMIGHTIAVHDGRKHVPVYITEDMVGHKLGEFVLTRTYRGHDDKSEKSSRLR; translated from the coding sequence GTGAGTAGATCAGTTAAAAAAGGACCATATATTCAAGAGGTACTTTTAAAAAGAATAAACGAAATGAATAAAAATGGAGAAAAGAAAGTTTTAAAGACTTGGTCAAGAAGTTCAACAATATTCCCACAAATGATCGGCCATACTATTGCTGTTCATGATGGAAGAAAACATGTTCCTGTTTACATAACTGAAGACATGGTAGGTCATAAGTTAGGAGAATTTGTTCTTACTAGAACTTACAGAGGACATGATGACAAGTCAGAAAAATCATCTCGTTTAAGATAA